From Triticum aestivum cultivar Chinese Spring chromosome 4A, IWGSC CS RefSeq v2.1, whole genome shotgun sequence, a single genomic window includes:
- the LOC123084329 gene encoding uncharacterized protein, producing MEKYLIKKSRDVNTTTQGPPVTTNSSSGSGNASRPVPRHNSAVPALIDLNKLPRDPSKRKRMADYHPNQRDEIRRKYLIWGPNQPDIDFPYREFGKKKKRRRFNADWYDDYAYWLEYSEKEHKAYCLCCYLFRDNIKDSHHGNDAFVVEGFNSWNKPERFVTHVGNGNSFHNRALKDCEGLLKQGQPFRGHNESKDSENKGNYRELLGLNIKQVRGQGYDGAILLNVVGASCKRKDQLREHHQEEVRKAIGCGEISTGTGLNQELSLQRPGDTRWNSHYKTLLGLSKMFSSVVKFNDRFNEVNSELLLCMSALSPSDLFCRFDKAKLLELAKHYPDDFNHKDMVTLEHELGLYIDNILHDTRFSSLDKIGDLAKLMVDTTKHLSYPLVYRLLKLALTLSIATATVERCFSAMKIVKNALHNKIGDDYLSHSLICFVEKGLLDEITNEVIADRFHKMKDRRGKNEI from the exons ATGGAGAAGTATTTGATAAAGAAATCAAGAGAtgtcaacaccaccacccaaggtccTCCTGTCACCACCAACAGTTCAAGTGGTAGTGGAAATGCATCAAGACCTGTACCAAGACATAATTCTGCTGTGCCTGCACTAATTGACTTGAACAAGCTTCCTCGGGATCCATCTAAAAGGAAGCGAATGGCAGATTATCACCCAAACCAGCGTGATGAGATAAGAAGAAAGTATTTAATTTGGGGACCTAATCAGCCTGACATTGACTTTCCATACAGAGAGtttgggaagaagaagaagaggaggaggttcAATGCAGATTGGTACGACGATTATGCATATTGGCTAGAGTACAGCGAGAAGGAGCACAAGGCCTATTGCTTATGTTGCTATTTGTTTAGAGACAACATCAAAGATAGCCACCATGGGAATGATGCATTTGTAGTGGAAGGCTTCAACAGTTGGAACAAGCCAGAGCGATTTGTGACTCATGTCGGCAATGGTAATAGCTTTCACAACAGGGCACTCAAGGATTGTGAGGGTCTACTAAAA CAGGGGCAACCTTTCCGTGGTCACAATGAATCTAAAGATTCTGAAAATAAAGGAAACTACCGTGAGTT ACTTGGTTTGAATATTAAACAAGTTAGAGGCCAAGGTTATGACGGCGCAA TTTTGCTGAATGTTGTGGGAGCATCTTGCAAGAGAAAAGACCAACTTCGTGAGCATCATCAAGAAGAAGTGAGGAAAGCAATTGGTTGTGGAGAGATCTCTACAGGAACGGGACTAAATCAAGAACTATCACTTCAGAGACCAGGTGACACTCGATGGAACTCCCATTATAAAACATTGTTGGGTTTGTCAAAGATGTTCTCGTCGGTGGTTAAA TTTAATGACAGATTTAATGAGGTAAATTCTGAGTTGCTTCTATGCATGTCTGCTTTGAGCCCAAGTGATTTATTTTGTCGTTTTGACAAGGCGAAGTTGCTGGAATTAGCTAAGCATTATCCTGATGACTTTAATCACAAAGATATGGTGACTCTTGAGCATGAACTTGGTCTCTACATAGATAATATACTCCATGATACAAGGTTTTCTAGCTTGGACAAAATAGGTGATCTAGCTAAACTGATGGTGGATACAACGAAGCACCTCTCCTATCCTTTGGTATATCGGCTTTtgaagctagctttgactctttcTATTGCCACTGCCACTGTTGAGAGATGTTTTTCAGCTATGAAGATTGTGAAGAatgctttgcataataaaattGGTGATGATTATTTGAGCCATAGCCTAATTTGCTTTGTGGAAAAGGGACTGCTGGACGAAATTACTAATGAAGTGATTGCTGATCGTTTTCATAAGATGAAAGACCGTCGTGGGAAGAACGAAAT ATAA